AGGGCGCGCTGAACGCCGACCGCATCCTGCTCAACGCCCGCGCGCTGCCGGTCTATGGCTCGTCGCCGATCCCGCAGAACGGCGGCGATACGCTGTGCATCGCGCCGGATAATTTTGTGATCGCCGCCGCGCGGCAATGCCGCGCCGGACAGACGCCGGCGCCGTTCACCCAGATCACGCCGACCACGGCCGACGACGGCAATCTCGTGGCGTATCTCGCCGAAGACAGCGAGTATGACGACGAACAGGCCCGCCTCGCCGCGATCCAGCGCCTGCTGGTGATCGCGGGCTATGACGCCGCGCCGATCGACGGCGTCGACGGCCCGAAGACGCAAACCGCGCTGGCGGCGTTCCTGAAAAGCCGTGGGCTGTCCTCCGACATCGTGCAATCGCCGACTTTCTTCACCACCATGATCGACGCGGTGCAGGCGCCGTCGTCGACCGGCCTCACCTGGTGCAACGACACCTCATACAAGGTGATGGCCGCGGTCGCGACCGACGATGGCAAGGCCGTCACCAGCCGCGGCTGGTACCACATCGATCCCGGCAAATGCCTGCATCCTGACGTCACCGGCCAGCCGAAGAAGATCTTCAGTTTCGCCGAGGCGGTCGATGCCGATAACCGCACCATCCGTCTGCAGGACAAGCCGCTGAACTGGGGCGGCAGCACCCAGCTTTGCACCCGCGAAAGCAAATTCGAAATATCAGAACAGATCGACTGCGTCACCCGCGGGCTGGCCCCGATCGGATTTGCACCGGTCGATATGTCGAGCGGCGGCAAGACGCTAAGGTTTGCAATGCCATGACCAAACTTACCCGCGGCTTCGCGCACATCGACACCTGGGTGTTCGACCTCGACAACACGCTGTATCCGCATCACGTCAATCTGTGGCAGCAGGTCGATGCGCGGATCGGCGAGTTCATCGGCAATCATCTCAGCATCTCGCCGGCCGAGGCTCGCGTGATCCAGAAGGATTATTACCGCCGCTACGGCACCAGCATGCGCGGCATGATGACCGAGCACGGCATCCGCGCCGACGATTACCTGGCTTATGTCCACAAGATCGATCATTCGCCGTTGCAGCCGAACCCGGCGATGGGTGCGGCCATTGCAAAACTGCCGGGGCGCAAGCTGATCCTGACCAACGGTTCGGTCGATCACGCCAATGCCGTTCTGGAACGGCTCGGTTTTGGTCACCATTTCGAGGCGATCTTCGACATCATCGCCGCCGAGCTCGAACCGAAGCCGGCGCCGCAGACCTATCAAAAGTTTCTCGACCTGCACGGCGTCGACCCCAGGAAATCAGCGATGTTCGAGGATCTCGCCCGCAACCTCGTGGTGCCGCATCAGCGCGGCATGACCACGGTGCTGGTGGTGCCCGATGGCGCCGAGGAAGTGGTGCGCGAAGACTGGGAACTGGAAGGCCGCGGCGAGCCCCATGTCGACCATGTTACCGATGATCTGACCGGGTTCTTGCAGCGGCTGAGCGCGACGAAGTAGACCGCGTACTTTCGCCGGGACGACGTCTGAGCCTTGACTTCACGGCCCCGAATCCCGACAAAAGCCCCCTAAATCACCACCGCTAATATTTTTCCGAGGAAACATCGATGTCTCTCGCCGCCCTGGAATCATCCGTCAATGCCGCGTTCGATGCCCGCGATGGCGTTTCGATCGCCACCAAGGGCGAAGTCCGCGAGGCCGTGGATCATGCGTTGGAGCTGCTCGACAAGGGCGAGGCCCGCGTCGCCGAGCGCGAGGCCAGCGGCAAATGGAAAGTGCATCAATGGCTGAAGAAAGCGGTGCTGCTGTCGTTCCGCCTCAACGACATGAGTGCCATTCCCGGCGGCCCTGGCCAGGCGTCGTGGTGGGACAAGGTGCCGTCGAAATTCGAGGGCTGGGGCGAGAATCGTTTTCGCGATGCCGGCTTCCGCGCGGTGCCGGGTGCGATCGTGCGCCGCTCGGCGTTCATCGCCAAGAACGTCGTGCTGATGCCGTCCTTCGTCAATCTCGGCGCTTACGTCGATGAATCCACCATGATCGACACCTGGTCGACGGTCGGCTCGTGCGCGCAGATCGGCAAGCGCGTGCATCTCGCCGGGGGTGTCGGCATCGGCGGCGTGCTGGAACCGCCGCAGGCGAAGCCGGTGGTGATCGAGGACGACGTCTTCATCGGGTCGCGTTGCATGATCGTCGGCGGCGCGCGCGTGCGAAAGGGCGCCGCGCTCGGCGCGGGCGTGATCCTCACTGCGAGCATCCCCGTGATCGACGCGCAGACCGGCGAGGAGATCTCGCGCGGCGACGTGCCCGAGCGCGCGGTCGCGGTGCAGGCGACGCGCCCGCGTGAGTTTCCTGGCGGCACGTTCGGACTCGCGTGCGTGCTCGTGCTCCGCACGATGCCCGAAGGCGAGACGCACGAAGACCTCCAGCTCAACGACATGCTCCGCGAGCACGGCATCATCTCGTGAGCGATCGCGCGGCAGCCGTCGTCGACCACGACGCCGGCGATCTCTTCGGTCTGACGCGCGCGCTGTGCGCGGTGCCGTCGGTGAGCGGCGACGAGACGACGCTCACCGACGCGATCGAGACGCGCGTGCGCAACCGCGCCGCGAACCTCGCGATCGATCGCATCGCGAACAACGTGATCGTGCGCACGACGTTCGGTCTGCAGCGGCGCGTCGTGCTCGCCGGCCACATCGACACGGTGCCGGTGAACAACAACGCCGAACCGCGCGTCGAGGGCGACGTGTTGCACGGGCTCGGCGCGGCCGACATGAAGGGCGGGCTCGCGGTGCTGCTCGCGCTCGCGGAGCTCGCGACGGGCGGTCAGGCGCACCACGATCTCACGTTCGTCTGGTACGAGGGTGAAGAGGTCGCGGATCCGCAGAACGGTCTGCGTCATCTCTTCGAGGTGGAGCCCGAGCTGCTCGCGGGTGATCTCGCCTTCCTGCTCGAGCCGACGTCCGGGTGGGTCGAGGCGGGTTGTCAGGGCACGATGAACGCGCGCGTGACCGTGCGCGGTGAGCGCGCGCACACGGCCCGGCCGTGGATGGGGGTCAACGCGATCCATCGCGCGTCCGATCTGCTCGCGCGCGTGGCGGCGAACAAGCCCGAGATCGTCAACGTCGACGGGCTCGATTACCGCGAGGCGCTTCAGGTCGTGCGAGTCGAAGGCGGCGTTGCGAACAACGTCGTGCCCGACGCGTGCACGTTCGTGGTGAACCGGCGGTTCGCGCCGACGCGCACTGCCGACGACGCCGAGGCCGAGTTGCGCGCGCTGCTCGCGGGTGCCGACGAGATCGAGGTGCTCAGTGCGTCACCGGCCGCGCCCCCGAACCTCGACAACGCGCTGGTCGCCGAGTTCGTCGGCACGCTCGACATCGCGGTGCGGCCGAAGCTCGGATGGACCGACGTCGCGCGCTTCGCGTCGCGCGGTGTGCCCGCGTTGAACTACGGGCCCGGTGATCCGACGCTCGCGCACACGGCCGACGAGCGCGTCGAGCGCGGCGACATCGAAGGTTGCTTCAACGTGCTCGCGCACTTCCTGGGTCTGCGAGTCGCCCGCCGGAAATAGCGGCTCTGCTCGAGCGCGGCATCGTTACCCTCTGGCGATGCCGGAGCCGTTCCTCGCCGAGTGCATCCGCCATGCCCGGGCGCTGATCGAGGGACGCGATGTGATCCTCGCCGGCAACCCGCTCGCGGGATCGACGCGCGGCGCACGGATCATGCGTGACCTCGGCGCGTCGCGGGTGTTCATCGTGGCCGCGGGGATCGGCACCGGTCCGTTGCCCGATCCCGCCGACGCCGAATGGGTCGTCACAGAGATCGAGGCTCCCGACATCAACAGCGAGATGCGCGCGACCGAGCGGTTGCTCGCAGCGCCACCGCCGAACGTGCTCGATGCCGTCGACACGTTCGACCCCGACGGCAACGCGCTCGTCTTCATCGCCGCGGTCGAGGCCGCGACCCATCTCGGTGATCGGGTCGGCTACGGCCATCGCCGGCCCGAATGGGTCGCGCTCGAGGACAAGACGACGTGCGACGGGCTCTTCGACGCCGCGAACGTCGCGCGTCCGGCGTCGCGTGTCGTCGCCGCGAACCCCGACGCGCTGCGCGCCGCGGCGGACGCACTCGACGTCGGAGCAGGCACGGTCTGGTCCGGTGATGCGCGCGACGGCTTCAACGGCGGCGGCACCTACGTGCGTTGGGTGCGCGCCGGCACCGACGACGCCGACGCGGTCGCGTTCTTCGTGGCGAGCTGCGACCGCGCGCGTCTCGCGCCGTTCGTCGACGGCATCTCCTGCAGTGTGCACGGCTTCGTGACCGACGACGGCGTGGCGGTGTTGCGACCCGTCGAGCTCGTCAACCTTCGTCGCCCGACCCAAGATCGGCTGCTCTACGCGGGCTGCGCGTCGTTCTGGGATCCCGCGCCCGCGGATCGCGAGGCGATGCGCGCCGCGGCGCGGCGACTCGGTGAAGTGTTGCGGGACCGCGTCGAGTTTCGCGGCGCGTTCACGCTCGACGGCATCATGAGCGCCGACGGCTTCGTCGCGACCGAGTGCAACCCCCGCATGGGTGCCGGACTCGGCTACGTGCGGGGAGCGTGCCCGGATCTGCCGTTCGACACCCTGCAGCATCTCGCCGCGGCCGGCGACGCGCCCTGGTTGCGCGCCGATGACCTCGAGAACGAGATCCTCGCGACCGCCGACGCGGTCCGGTTCGGCGGGGGCTGGACCTCGATCTTCTGCAAGGTCGACGAGACGACGCAGGAGCCGCTGGTGCACGACGGCGAGGGTTTCCGCGCCGCGCGCGAGGGCGAGGAACCCGACGCCACACTGACGATCGGCCCCGGCGCAACCGGCGGGTTCCTGCGCGTCACGCTCGATCCCGAGCGCACGCCCGTCGGCCCGTCGGTCGGTCCGCGCATCGTCGACGCGCTCGTGTACGCCGACGCCACGCGCGCCGCCGGCATCGGCGAGATCACTGCGGCGCCTTCCGCTCGTTGACGCGCTCCGGCAGGAACGCAATTGCGACCGGAGAGCTCGGTCAGTCGACGCCGGCCAGCGATCGGACGATCTTGCCGAGCGCGGAGAAGTCCTCGCGCCCGAAGCCCGCGGTGCTCGCAGCGCCGAGCACCGGGCGCACCACGCCGGAGGTGAGCGCGGGCACGCCCGCCTTCGCCGCGTACGCGAGGACGAGGTCGACGTCCTTCGCCATGAGGTCGGTCATGAAGCCCGGCTTCCAGCCGTTCGACGCGGGGCTGTCGGGGATCGCGCCTTCGAAGGGGATGCGCGTGCGCAGCGCGACGCAGTCGCCGGTCGCGTGCGTGAGCACTTCGTAGAGCAGACCGAGGTCGACGCCCGATTTGGCCGCGAGCGTCGACGCCTCCGCGACCGCGAGCATCTGCGCCGCGTACACGAGCTGGTTGCAGAGCTTCACGACCTGGCCCATGCCCGCGTCGCCGACGTGCACGATCAGGCCTGCGAACGGATCGAGCGCGGGACGCGCGTCGTCGAGCGTCGACGCGGCGCCGCCGACCATGAGCGTGAGGGTGCCTCGCTCGGCGCCGACCGTGCCGCCCGAGAGCGGTGCGTCGAGGTAGCGCGCGCCGCTCGCTGCGACACGCGAATGCTGCGCGCGCTCGATGTCGGGATCGATCGTCGACGTGTCGACCAGGACCTTGCCGTCCCCCAGCGCGGGCGCGGCCGCGTCCAACACTTCGACGACCTCGGGCGAGTTGGGCACGCAGAGGATCGTGACCTCGCTCGCGTCGACGACGGCACGCGGACCGTCGCCTTCACGCGCGCCGAAGCCGACGGCCGCGTCGATCGGCCCGCGACTGCGGGACGCGACGGTGACCTCGTGTCCCGCGTCGACGAGGTGGCGTGTCATCGGCAGACCCATCGCGCCCAGCCCGATGAAGCCGATCCGCATCGCTCCTCCTCGTCGCGTCGCCTCGGCTTGACGGTATCAGCGGCCCTCCGTACTTTGACCGGCCGTGTCCGGAACGCTGTTGTTCGTCACCCAGGTCGCGCCCTACCGCACCGGTCCCGCGGGCGTGCACGGTGTGCTCGACCAGGCGGCGGTCGGCGTCGCGCAGGTCGCGGAGCTGAACGGGCTGCGCGCGCGGCGCATCGACGACGTGCGCGACCTCGACGACCACGACCTCGAGTCGGCCCGCGCGCTCGCGCTGTTCACGATCGGCGAGACGCCGTGGAGCGAATCGCAGCGTTCGATCATCCTCGATCGGCTGCGCGCGAACGCGCTCTCGGTGGTGCCGATCCATTCGGCGACGGATTCCTGCTACGGGTGGGACGAGTACGGCCGCGTCGTCGGCGCGCGCTTCGACGGCCATCCGTGGACACAGACCGTCGCGCTCGACGTCGTCGAGTCGGATCATCCCGCGACTCGCCATCTCGGTGCGGCGTGGACGTGGCTCGACGAGGTGTACCAATTCCGCGACCTGCGCGAGGACGCGCGCATCCTGCTGCGCGTGCTCGACGGTCAACTCGACCTCGGCGCGGCGGGCGCGAAGCAACCGCCGCACGGCTTCCCACTCTCGTGGTGCTTCAGGGAAGGCGACGGCCGCGTGTTCTCGACCAGCCTCGGTCACTTCCCCGGCGCCTGGGAGAGCCCGACCTACCTCCAGCACCTCACCGGCGGGCTCGCGTGGGCCCTCGGCGAGGGCGAGTAGCACTCCGTTGACGCTCGACTCGGACGCGCCCCCGCCGCCGCCCGCGCCCGCGGCGGTGCCGCCGCAACGTCGTCGCAACGTGTCGCTGTGGGCCTACTGGCAGTTGAAGCTCGCGGAGACGCAACCGCCCGAGCCCGTGCCGGTCGACGATCTCGCGAGCGCTTTCGACGCGTACCGAGCACGCGCGCACGAGCGGCTCGACACGTTGCTGGGGGAGTGGCCGGCCGCGGTGCCGCCCGACCTCGAGCTGCTCGAGAGCGACGACGCGGGGCCGTACCAGCGGACGCGCGTCGTGTTCGACAGTGAAGCGACGATGTCGGTGCCCGCGTACCTGCTCGTGCCGCACGCGCGTACCGAGCCCGGTCCGGCAGTGCTCGCGATCCACGGCCACGGCGCGGGGAAGTCGATGGTGTGTGGCATCGACCGCGGCGACGGCGAGCTGCGCGACGAGATCGCCGGCTACCACGGCGACTACGCCCATCAGCTCGCGTGCCGCGGCTACGTCGTGCTCGCGCCCGACCTGCGCGCGTTCGGCGAGCGCTCCGACTGGAACCCGCCCGGCCGCTACGAGTGCGACTGGAACCTCGTGTCCGCGACGCTCGCGGGCGCGAACCCGCTCGCGCAGAACCTCTGGGACATGCGGGTCGCGCTCGACGTACTCGCGCAGCATCCGCTCGTCGATCCCGAGCGGCTCGGCGCGTGCGGGCTCTCGTACGGCGGCACGCTCACGCTCTTCCTCGCCGCGATCGACGCGCGCGTGAAGGCCTCGGTGGTGAGCGGCTACTTCGCGTCGTGGGCGGCGGCGCACCGGATGCCGTGGAACATGTGCGGCTCGCAGGTGCTGCCGTCGATGCTCGGGCGACTCGAGCACGTCGACCTCGGCGCGCTCGTCGCGCCGCGCGCGCTGCTCGTCGAGACGGGGACCGAAGACGACATCTTCCCGTTGGCCGCCGCGCGCGAAGGAGTCGCGACGCTCGCGAAGGTCTACGAGCAGCTCGGCGTTCCCGGCCGCCTCGTGCACGACGTCAACGAGGGCGGCCACCGCTGGTACGGCGGGCAGGCGTATTCCTTCTTCGAACGGGAGCTGTGAACCGTGGCCCAGGAGTCCACCGACTCGGATCCGATCGCGAGGCGGCTCGAAGAGCTCGGCCTCGTCCTCCCGGGCCCGTACCCGCCGCACGACCCGCTCGACGCGGTGATCGTGCACGGCGGACGCGCGCGCACGTCGGGGCAGCTGCCGCGCGGGCTCGACGGCCGGCTCGTGCATCCCGGCGTCGTCGGCGCGTCGATCGATGTCGAGCAGGGCGCCGAAGCCGCGCGGTGGTGCGCGCTGAACGCGCTGTCGGTGCTGCACGCGGCGCTCGGATCGCTCGCTCGCATCGAACGTGTGCTCACGGTGCTCGGCTTCGTCGCGTGCGCGCCGGGCTTCGAGCAGCAGCCGGTAGTGGTCGACGGCGCCAGCCGGTTGCTCTTCGATGTGCTCGGCGACGCGGGTCGGCACAGTCGCTCGGCGATCGGCGTGGCCGCGCTGCCGCGCGGCGGTGCCGTCGAGATCGAGGTCGAGGTCGCGCTCA
The window above is part of the Acidimicrobiia bacterium genome. Proteins encoded here:
- a CDS encoding DUF1036 domain-containing protein; the protein is GALNADRILLNARALPVYGSSPIPQNGGDTLCIAPDNFVIAAARQCRAGQTPAPFTQITPTTADDGNLVAYLAEDSEYDDEQARLAAIQRLLVIAGYDAAPIDGVDGPKTQTALAAFLKSRGLSSDIVQSPTFFTTMIDAVQAPSSTGLTWCNDTSYKVMAAVATDDGKAVTSRGWYHIDPGKCLHPDVTGQPKKIFSFAEAVDADNRTIRLQDKPLNWGGSTQLCTRESKFEISEQIDCVTRGLAPIGFAPVDMSSGGKTLRFAMP
- a CDS encoding pyrimidine 5'-nucleotidase, giving the protein MTKLTRGFAHIDTWVFDLDNTLYPHHVNLWQQVDARIGEFIGNHLSISPAEARVIQKDYYRRYGTSMRGMMTEHGIRADDYLAYVHKIDHSPLQPNPAMGAAIAKLPGRKLILTNGSVDHANAVLERLGFGHHFEAIFDIIAAELEPKPAPQTYQKFLDLHGVDPRKSAMFEDLARNLVVPHQRGMTTVLVVPDGAEEVVREDWELEGRGEPHVDHVTDDLTGFLQRLSATK
- a CDS encoding 2,3,4,5-tetrahydropyridine-2,6-dicarboxylate N-succinyltransferase is translated as MSLAALESSVNAAFDARDGVSIATKGEVREAVDHALELLDKGEARVAEREASGKWKVHQWLKKAVLLSFRLNDMSAIPGGPGQASWWDKVPSKFEGWGENRFRDAGFRAVPGAIVRRSAFIAKNVVLMPSFVNLGAYVDESTMIDTWSTVGSCAQIGKRVHLAGGVGIGGVLEPPQAKPVVIEDDVFIGSRCMIVGGARVRKGAALGAGVILTASIPVIDAQTGEEISRGDVPERAVAVQATRPREFPGGTFGLACVLVLRTMPEGETHEDLQLNDMLREHGIIS
- the dapE gene encoding succinyl-diaminopimelate desuccinylase, whose product is MSDRAAAVVDHDAGDLFGLTRALCAVPSVSGDETTLTDAIETRVRNRAANLAIDRIANNVIVRTTFGLQRRVVLAGHIDTVPVNNNAEPRVEGDVLHGLGAADMKGGLAVLLALAELATGGQAHHDLTFVWYEGEEVADPQNGLRHLFEVEPELLAGDLAFLLEPTSGWVEAGCQGTMNARVTVRGERAHTARPWMGVNAIHRASDLLARVAANKPEIVNVDGLDYREALQVVRVEGGVANNVVPDACTFVVNRRFAPTRTADDAEAELRALLAGADEIEVLSASPAAPPNLDNALVAEFVGTLDIAVRPKLGWTDVARFASRGVPALNYGPGDPTLAHTADERVERGDIEGCFNVLAHFLGLRVARRK
- a CDS encoding NAD(P)-dependent oxidoreductase, with amino-acid sequence MRIGFIGLGAMGLPMTRHLVDAGHEVTVASRSRGPIDAAVGFGAREGDGPRAVVDASEVTILCVPNSPEVVEVLDAAAPALGDGKVLVDTSTIDPDIERAQHSRVAASGARYLDAPLSGGTVGAERGTLTLMVGGAASTLDDARPALDPFAGLIVHVGDAGMGQVVKLCNQLVYAAQMLAVAEASTLAAKSGVDLGLLYEVLTHATGDCVALRTRIPFEGAIPDSPASNGWKPGFMTDLMAKDVDLVLAYAAKAGVPALTSGVVRPVLGAASTAGFGREDFSALGKIVRSLAGVD
- a CDS encoding ThuA domain-containing protein; translated protein: MSGTLLFVTQVAPYRTGPAGVHGVLDQAAVGVAQVAELNGLRARRIDDVRDLDDHDLESARALALFTIGETPWSESQRSIILDRLRANALSVVPIHSATDSCYGWDEYGRVVGARFDGHPWTQTVALDVVESDHPATRHLGAAWTWLDEVYQFRDLREDARILLRVLDGQLDLGAAGAKQPPHGFPLSWCFREGDGRVFSTSLGHFPGAWESPTYLQHLTGGLAWALGEGE
- a CDS encoding alpha/beta hydrolase family protein, producing the protein MTLDSDAPPPPPAPAAVPPQRRRNVSLWAYWQLKLAETQPPEPVPVDDLASAFDAYRARAHERLDTLLGEWPAAVPPDLELLESDDAGPYQRTRVVFDSEATMSVPAYLLVPHARTEPGPAVLAIHGHGAGKSMVCGIDRGDGELRDEIAGYHGDYAHQLACRGYVVLAPDLRAFGERSDWNPPGRYECDWNLVSATLAGANPLAQNLWDMRVALDVLAQHPLVDPERLGACGLSYGGTLTLFLAAIDARVKASVVSGYFASWAAAHRMPWNMCGSQVLPSMLGRLEHVDLGALVAPRALLVETGTEDDIFPLAAAREGVATLAKVYEQLGVPGRLVHDVNEGGHRWYGGQAYSFFEREL
- a CDS encoding RidA family protein; protein product: MAQESTDSDPIARRLEELGLVLPGPYPPHDPLDAVIVHGGRARTSGQLPRGLDGRLVHPGVVGASIDVEQGAEAARWCALNALSVLHAALGSLARIERVLTVLGFVACAPGFEQQPVVVDGASRLLFDVLGDAGRHSRSAIGVAALPRGGAVEIEVEVALKS